GAGAACGGCGTGGGCTGCGGCGATGCCGAGCGGGTTGCCGCCGTATGTACCGCCAAGGCCGCCCGGTGCCGGAGCGTCCATGACTTCGGCGCGGCCGGTGACGGCGGCGAGCGGGAAGCCGCCGGCAAGGCTCTTTGCCATGGTGATGAGGTCAGGCGCGACATCGTGATGGTCCATGGCGAACATCTTGCCGGTGCGCGCGAAACCGGTCTGGACTTCGTCGGCGATGAGTAGAATGCCGTGCTGGTCGCAGATTTCGCGCAACGCCTTCATGAAGGCGGCGGGCGCGGGATAGAAACCGCCTTCACCCTGCACCGGTTCCAGGATGATCGCGGCGACACGGCCTGGATCGACATCGGCTGCAAAGAGCTTCTTCAGTGCTGCTAGCGACTGTTCGGTCGTGATGCCGTGCAGTTCGATCGGGAAGGGGGCGTGGAAGACGTCGCCCGGCATAGCGCCGAACCCGACCTTGTAGGGAACGACCTTGCCAGTGAGCGCCATGCCCATGAAGGTGCGGCCGTGGAAGCCGCCCCTAAACGCGATGACCGCCTGGCGGCCAGTCGAAGCGCGGGCGATCTTGACGGCGTTTTCGACAGCCTCGGCGCCGGTGGTTACGAAGATCGTCTTCTTGGCAAAGTTGCCCGGCGTCAGCGCGTTAAGGCGCTCGGCTAGGTGCACGTAGGTTTCGTACGGAACGACCTGATGGCAGGTATGGGTGAAGCGATCGATCTGCGCCTTGACCGCTTCGATGACCTTCGGGTGACGATGGCCCGTGTTGACGACCGCGATGCCGGAGGCGAAGTCGATGTAGCGGTTGCCTTCCTTGTCCCAGATTTCCGAGTTCTCCGCGCGATCGGCGTAGATCTGTGTGGTCATGCCGACGCCGCGAGAAATGGCGGCGTTCTTGCGATCGGTGAGGCTGGTCATGGCGCGTTCCTGTCACGTCTGGAGTTTAATATATTGCATTTTTTCTGCAACTTTATTTGGGAAGTGGTACACCTTTCACAGTCGATTGCAAATCAAATTTGGTGATCGAGACACCACGGCCGCTGATGCGGCGTTCTTGTCAGATCTTGATCGCGACGGCTAAGGTTGCGAACACACCGGAATTGCACGGATTCGGGCAGCGCCGGTGGGCGATAAAGGGAAATTTGGAATGGGCGCAGTGCGCTACAAGGTCGCCGAGGCGGCGCGATTGGCGGGGGTTTCTGCCTCGACGCTGAGGCTTTGGGAAACGCAAGGCCTCGTCGTGCCGGAACGATCCCCGACAGGGCATCGGCAATATACGGAGAGCGATCTTGCGAGGTTGAAGCGCATCTCCTGGTTCCGCGTCGAGCGTGGGCTGAACCCTGCGGCGATCCGCGAGGCGCTCGAAGCGGAAGGCGCGGCCGAGGATCAGTCCGGTACGGCAGCAGTTGACAGCGCCGACAACCAGGTTGGCCGCAAGCTGAGAAGCCTGAGGCACGCAGCCGGCAAGACGCTGGAGCAGGTGGCCGGCGATATCGGCATCGCCGCATCGGTGCTGTCGACGCTCGAGCGCACCTCGCAGGGCGTCTCGGTCGCCGTTCTGCACAACATAGCGGAGTACTTCGGAACCACCGTTTCCAGTCTCTCCGGCGAGGAGGAGGCGGATGCGCGCGCCGTGGTTCGGGCTGGCGAATGGCGGACATGGCCGCGCACGACGCCCGGCGTCACCGTGCAGTTGCTGGCCGATGGCCGCAACCAGATGGACTGCCACCGCTTCGTGCTCGAGCCCGGCGCTTCCAGCGAGGGCGCCTACCGGCACGAGGGCGAGGAATTCGTCTATGTTCTCTCGGGTCGCGTCGAGTTCATCCTCGACAGCGACCAGTTCTATGATCTCGGCATCGGCGACTCGCTCTACTTCGAGAGCAAGCGGCGCCATGCCTGGACGAACCGCCACGACGGTGAAACCGTGCTGCTTTGGGTCAACACGCCGCCGACGTTCTAGCGGCCATCGGGCCGGCTGACGCTGGGCCGCCTCTCCATCTGGCGCTCACGCCTCCACAGCCCTACCTGGTTCTTGCGTGTCAGCGATGGGGGCAAGCGCAACGTCTTCTGGAACCAGATAACTTTGTCGATCATGCGGTCGAGCAGGTCTCGCTCGATCCGCAGCACCGGTTTTCGGCAGTCGGCCAAGACTTCAAGATTGTCGATCATTGCACGAAGTCTTCCCATTCGGGTGTCGCAGTATCAAGCGCACGCGCCCCTCAGAAGAGGATCTGCTCTACGACGAGCGCGAAGAAAGGGATGACAGAACAACCCGATGGCTTCGAAGAGTTCGGCGAGATCATGATCCCGCAGCGGTCTTCGTTGACCTCGTCAAAGCGTGCCAATCCTCTTCTCGTGAACAGGACAAGCTGATCACGGAACACCAGAGGATCGGAATTGCCATTGCCTAGCAGTAATAGACACCGGCGGCGCAACGCCGCGTCGTCCGGCGAGCAACGCCGGCGACGCTAACCGGTGTCAGCGGACGGCCGACTCTGGCAATGGCGGGAGAGACGAAGCTGGGGAGCGCTATACTCAGCGCTTCGCCCGTCAGGTCGCCAATGAAGAGCGCAGCGGCCAAAACGAGCCAGATGATTCCAGTGCGTTTGCAGAAGCTCATTTTTTATCTCCCACAACGAAATTATCCGGCAT
The nucleotide sequence above comes from Ensifer adhaerens. Encoded proteins:
- a CDS encoding 4-aminobutyrate--2-oxoglutarate transaminase, which produces MTSLTDRKNAAISRGVGMTTQIYADRAENSEIWDKEGNRYIDFASGIAVVNTGHRHPKVIEAVKAQIDRFTHTCHQVVPYETYVHLAERLNALTPGNFAKKTIFVTTGAEAVENAVKIARASTGRQAVIAFRGGFHGRTFMGMALTGKVVPYKVGFGAMPGDVFHAPFPIELHGITTEQSLAALKKLFAADVDPGRVAAIILEPVQGEGGFYPAPAAFMKALREICDQHGILLIADEVQTGFARTGKMFAMDHHDVAPDLITMAKSLAGGFPLAAVTGRAEVMDAPAPGGLGGTYGGNPLGIAAAHAVLDVIAEEKLCERAEQLGGRLKQRLAAIREQAPEIADIRGPGFMNAVEFNDVKTNLPSADFANKVRLIALEKGLILLTCGVHGNVIRFLAPITIQDEVLAEALDILEASILAARG
- a CDS encoding MerR family transcriptional regulator translates to MGAVRYKVAEAARLAGVSASTLRLWETQGLVVPERSPTGHRQYTESDLARLKRISWFRVERGLNPAAIREALEAEGAAEDQSGTAAVDSADNQVGRKLRSLRHAAGKTLEQVAGDIGIAASVLSTLERTSQGVSVAVLHNIAEYFGTTVSSLSGEEEADARAVVRAGEWRTWPRTTPGVTVQLLADGRNQMDCHRFVLEPGASSEGAYRHEGEEFVYVLSGRVEFILDSDQFYDLGIGDSLYFESKRRHAWTNRHDGETVLLWVNTPPTF